The DNA segment GCGCTCGAGTGGGAGGTTTTGATCCTTCTTATTCTTATGAGATCTGCAAAGCTAGGCATCAATCTGCAGCACTTGGAGTTGATAAAGAAGTAGAATATCTCAAGCTCAGTAAAGAGCATAAGGGAGCTTCTATTATTAGCTCACTGTTTGTTTCACCTGATTACCGTTCTATGGGACTGGGTCAGTATTTGAGTCAAGCTCGTTTTTTGTTTATTGCTGACTTCCCAAAGCGCTTCACTGAGACGATTACAGCAGAGATGCGCGGGGTGATTGATGAAGAGGGGCGTTCGCCTTTTTGGGAAGGTACAGTGCGTCATTTTTTTGATATGGGCTTTGAGAAAGCTGATTATTTAAGTACCAAAGACAAAGGTTTTATTGCCGACTTGATGCCAGCTTATCCAATTTATATTCCATTACTAAGAGACTCTGTGATTGATGTGATTGGCAAAGTGCATGACAAGACTAAGCCGGCGATGAAGTTTCTTGAATCTCAAGGTTTTGCGCGAGATGGGCATGTAGATATTTTTGATGCTGGTCCAAGGGTTGCTGTTAAAGTCTCCGAGATTAAAACTATTCAAGAATCTCAAGTGGCGACTCTTGAGATTGGGATGGATATTGATGCCGCTCTTGTGTCGAATGGCAAGCTTGATTTTAGAATGAAATTAGTTAGTGGGACAATAAATCAAGAGGATGCGGATCTTTTAAATCTCTCTGAGGGAGAGGAGTTTCGTTATGTTTAGTTCTGTCAACCCAGCTACAGGCAAAGAGATTTGGCAAGGGCAAGAAGCTGGCGCTAAAAAAATTGACGAGGCTGTTGCAGCAGCGCGCCAAGCATTTCCTGGATGGGCGGCGTTGACTTTAGAACAGCGCTTTGAGTATCTTGAGAACTTTACCAAGCTTGTTGAAGCCAATCAAGCAAGGCTTGCGCAAATACTTTGTGAGGATACTGGCAAGGCTATTTGGGAAGCTCGAATGGAAGTGATGAGCCCAATTGCCAAGCTCAAGATTTCTTTAGATGCTTATAAAGAAAGAACAGGCACCAAGGTCAATGGACTCAGCGTCGTGCGGCACAAGCCGCATGGAGTGATTGCTGTTTTTGGTCCTTACAACTTTCCGATTCATACTCCGCATGGGCATATTGTGCCTGCACTTCTTGCTGGTAATACAGTTGTATTTAAACCTAGTGAGCTTACGCCATATATTAGTGAAGAGGTGATGAAGCTGTGGCAACAAGCTGCTTTGCCAGAGGGAGTAATGACTATGGTTCAGGGTGAAGTGGAGACGGGTAAATTACTTTCGGCTCATCCTGGTATCGATGGAATATTTTTTACTGGTAGCTCGCGCACTGGAAAAATACTGCATGAGAATTATGCTGGTCATCCTGGAAAGATATTGGCACTGGAACTTGGCGGTAATAATTCATTAGTTGTGCACCAGGCAAGTGACATTGATGCGACGGCTTACATGATTATTCAGTCGGCGTTTATTACAGCAGGTCAGCGTTGTACTTGCGCGCGT comes from the Cyanobacteriota bacterium genome and includes:
- a CDS encoding arginine N-succinyltransferase, whose translation is MPKEKTEPFLIRPIQETDLDAVFNLASQTGPGMTSLPADKKILTDKIQESINSFKINPTKPGNESYRFVMELDDKIVGIAAIRARVGGFDPSYSYEICKARHQSAALGVDKEVEYLKLSKEHKGASIISSLFVSPDYRSMGLGQYLSQARFLFIADFPKRFTETITAEMRGVIDEEGRSPFWEGTVRHFFDMGFEKADYLSTKDKGFIADLMPAYPIYIPLLRDSVIDVIGKVHDKTKPAMKFLESQGFARDGHVDIFDAGPRVAVKVSEIKTIQESQVATLEIGMDIDAALVSNGKLDFRMKLVSGTINQEDADLLNLSEGEEFRYV
- a CDS encoding succinylglutamate-semialdehyde dehydrogenase — translated: MFSSVNPATGKEIWQGQEAGAKKIDEAVAAARQAFPGWAALTLEQRFEYLENFTKLVEANQARLAQILCEDTGKAIWEARMEVMSPIAKLKISLDAYKERTGTKVNGLSVVRHKPHGVIAVFGPYNFPIHTPHGHIVPALLAGNTVVFKPSELTPYISEEVMKLWQQAALPEGVMTMVQGEVETGKLLSAHPGIDGIFFTGSSRTGKILHENYAGHPGKILALELGGNNSLVVHQASDIDATAYMIIQSAFITAGQRCTCARRLILIDSEADAILERLVAMSSKIKIGDPTDESNFMGPVISEAQAKNLLAAQKSLVTKGAKVLLEMKSNGGAFVTPGIIDCTGLDISDEENFGPLLKVYREPNWDDAIARANDTDYGLSSGLISDSQELYDDFR